In Synergistota bacterium, a genomic segment contains:
- the gyrA gene encoding DNA gyrase subunit A encodes MMGRLINLAFERELKYSYLDYAMSVIVGRAIPDARDGLKPVQRRILYAMRELNLKPGAPFKKSARVVGEVLGKYHPHGDASVYDALVRMAQDFSYRYPLVEGQGNFGSVDGDPPAAMRYTEARLSWIGMEVLGELEEDTVDWAPNFDGSLNEPVVLPSKIPNLLVNGTSGIAVGMASSIPPHNLGEIIDALVYLIEYPNASMDELAKIIRGPDFPTGGIVCGTEGIREYMKTGRGRILVRGRAHIERGRVNRVVITEIPYNVSKSQLIKTIADLARSRRIEGISDLRDESDRRGMRIVVEVSRGALPEAVLAGLYKHTQLETTFSVINLALVDGTPKIMGIKDMLRVYFDHRCDVVRRRTRFRLRNAERRAHILLGFKIALDNIDLVITLIRASKTQEEAKEKLIKRLNLSELQAEEILKMPLGRLTRLERSKIEEEYREKVKLIAELKEILESREKLYSLIREELLEIRRKYTDKRRTEILGFRPPDPELPSKEYIVTLSHEGYIRLKEASDRRTRTKLELVGGDMPLMVTSAESGDRLLIFTSGGRVFSLAIDGEKLPSQAFAGRGISLRTLFDLGEDKPVAFKVLKEKDYVYIFTKKGYIKKVGLDLLGEVRRKAGRKLIRLEEGDEIVRVRFGENEEEVVLLSDSGKGFRLDTSSIRASNPASGGLKALSVGDNETLAGAEIVRGKEMLIFTSNGFAKRILIEEIPLRNRAGKGVYLYPPSIRQGKIVGCWNVSGDAEILALTKKGSICRLSAGDIPLLSRTRRGAKVLRLGEGDEVVDVLVST; translated from the coding sequence ATGATGGGTAGACTGATAAATCTTGCTTTTGAGCGCGAACTTAAGTACAGCTATCTCGACTATGCGATGAGCGTTATAGTGGGAAGAGCTATACCTGATGCAAGAGATGGCTTAAAGCCTGTTCAAAGAAGGATTCTATATGCTATGAGAGAGCTCAATTTAAAACCGGGGGCTCCCTTTAAAAAGAGCGCACGTGTGGTTGGAGAGGTTCTCGGTAAATATCACCCTCATGGAGATGCGTCAGTTTATGATGCTCTCGTTAGAATGGCGCAAGATTTCTCATATAGATATCCTTTAGTTGAGGGTCAGGGGAACTTTGGATCAGTGGATGGGGATCCACCCGCCGCCATGAGGTATACCGAGGCCCGCCTGTCGTGGATAGGAATGGAGGTTTTAGGGGAGCTTGAGGAGGATACGGTAGACTGGGCGCCAAACTTCGATGGTTCCTTAAATGAACCGGTGGTTTTGCCGTCCAAAATCCCAAATCTATTGGTGAATGGAACTTCTGGAATAGCTGTAGGAATGGCATCATCTATTCCCCCTCATAATCTCGGTGAGATTATAGATGCCCTTGTATATCTTATAGAGTATCCTAATGCTTCGATGGATGAGTTAGCGAAGATAATAAGGGGTCCAGATTTTCCCACGGGAGGAATAGTCTGCGGAACAGAGGGTATAAGAGAGTATATGAAAACGGGCAGAGGTAGAATTCTCGTCAGAGGAAGAGCTCATATAGAGCGTGGGAGGGTTAATAGGGTTGTTATAACTGAGATACCTTACAATGTTAGTAAATCTCAGCTTATTAAAACCATTGCTGATCTCGCAAGATCAAGGAGAATAGAGGGTATTTCTGATCTGAGGGATGAGAGCGATAGAAGAGGAATGAGAATAGTAGTCGAGGTGAGTAGAGGAGCCTTACCTGAGGCGGTCTTGGCAGGTCTTTATAAACATACACAGCTTGAGACGACGTTTAGTGTGATTAACCTCGCTCTCGTTGATGGAACACCTAAAATTATGGGTATCAAGGATATGCTCAGGGTCTACTTTGACCACCGATGCGATGTCGTCAGACGAAGAACTCGCTTTAGACTGAGAAATGCTGAAAGAAGAGCGCATATCCTGCTGGGATTTAAGATAGCTTTGGACAACATAGATCTTGTGATCACCTTGATAAGAGCCTCGAAAACTCAGGAGGAGGCGAAGGAAAAGCTTATAAAGAGGCTCAACCTCAGCGAGCTCCAGGCTGAAGAGATACTGAAAATGCCCTTAGGTAGGCTAACCCGTCTTGAGAGGAGCAAGATAGAGGAGGAGTATCGGGAGAAGGTCAAGCTTATAGCTGAGCTTAAGGAAATACTCGAGAGCAGAGAAAAGCTCTATTCTTTAATAAGGGAAGAACTCCTTGAGATTAGGAGAAAGTATACAGATAAGAGGAGAACCGAGATACTTGGTTTCAGACCTCCAGATCCTGAGCTTCCGAGTAAAGAGTATATAGTAACGCTTTCCCATGAGGGTTATATCCGACTTAAGGAAGCAAGTGATAGGAGAACGAGGACGAAGCTCGAACTCGTTGGAGGAGATATGCCCCTTATGGTTACGAGCGCTGAAAGTGGGGACAGACTATTGATATTTACAAGTGGAGGGAGAGTTTTTTCGCTTGCTATAGATGGGGAGAAGCTCCCCTCGCAAGCGTTCGCTGGAAGAGGTATAAGTTTAAGAACCCTCTTCGATCTTGGAGAGGATAAACCGGTTGCCTTTAAGGTTCTTAAAGAGAAGGATTACGTTTATATATTTACAAAGAAGGGCTATATTAAAAAGGTTGGACTTGATCTGCTCGGAGAGGTTAGAAGAAAAGCGGGAAGGAAGCTTATAAGGCTTGAAGAAGGAGATGAGATAGTAAGGGTCAGGTTTGGAGAGAATGAAGAGGAAGTGGTGCTTTTATCTGACTCCGGTAAGGGCTTTCGCCTCGATACATCGTCTATAAGGGCTTCTAACCCCGCCAGCGGTGGGTTAAAAGCGCTTTCCGTGGGAGATAATGAAACTCTCGCGGGGGCGGAAATAGTTAGGGGAAAGGAAATGCTGATATTTACCTCAAATGGCTTTGCAAAGAGAATACTTATTGAGGAAATACCGTTGAGAAACCGAGCTGGCAAGGGTGTTTATCTTTACCCGCCAAGTATCCGGCAGGGTAAGATAGTCGGGTGCTGGAATGTCAGCGGAGATGCCGAAATTCTGGCGCTCACTAAGAAGGGATCGATTTGTAGGCTATCGGCAGGAGATATTCCTCTACTATCTAGAACCAGAAGAGGTGCAAAGGTTTTAAGATTGGGGGAAGGAGATGAAGTTGTAGATGTTCTCGTTAGCACCTGA